TACAAATTTGGTCAGTCAAAATGAGTTCAGTTCCAAATCCAGTTGCAATTCCGATTTTCTGACAAGGTTTACAAAGCAGAATTATCAGTCCATTATCTTTTTCCGCTGTTCCAACTCCCCAATATTTTCCCAAATCCGTTGCCATTTTTTGTATGTCAGAATATGGATTTATACTATCAATTGTTACAACAACTATTTGTCGGGTTGTTTCAATATTGTAGTCATAAATAATGTTCGACAGTTCTTTCCTTTGTGAAGGACTAAATATGCTGTCATAATCATTCAATATTAGACCTTTAAGTTTTGTTTCTCGAAATTTTTCAACTGATGAGAAATCAAATTCAGTAGTAGTTTTTTTTGTTTCAGTTTCCTGTGCTGAACCTCTGCAAGAAAGCAGATTTAAAGTCAGAAAAAGGATTAATATTTTAGTTCCGATTTTCATTTTTCGTATTGTGTACAACGGTTTGGCTATGGTTTCGTTGCGTGAAAATCCGCGAGGATTTTCCGCCGTAAACCGAAGATAGCAAATTTGCGAGGACTTTCCGAGAGGAAAGTCGGAAGCAATGAATTATAGCCGGTGTTGGGTGTAGTTTTTTTAATTAAGATTTATAATTTTATCAGCTATTTCTTTATTTTCCGATAATGGTTCGTAAATCGTATCAATTTTATTTTCATAATTTATAGTTTTTTGTAAAAAAAGGTCCAGAAAATACATTTTATTTTGATTTGGGTCAGCAGTTGAAAATTCTACTTTGCAATATAATTTGTCATTCACTATAAAATAGTCATGTCCACAATCTTCTCCTTTATATTTTATCCCATTAAAATAAAATTCATAATAGTAATTTGAACTACAGTTTCTGTCTGTCAAATTTTTAGTTTTCTTATATATTTTTCCAAAAGTGAAAGAGTAATTTTCAGAAATGTCATTTTCCTTTTTTATACTTTTTGAGATAATAAATCCAATAATCAGAATAAATCCGAGATAAATAAAAATTCTGATTCCATTTGATTTATTCAAAGTCTTAAGAGTTTTCAAATTACACCCAACGGTTGGTGTAAAGATAGTTGCGTGGTTAAGCCCTCAAGATAGCAAAAGGAAAAATACGAAAGGAAAGTCCGCAGGACTTTCCGATGAGCAATGACCTAGCAATTATTTTTACACGGTGTTGGCAAATCGTTTTATTTTAGAATCCGATTCCAAAAGATTTTTTGTCAGTTATCATTTTTTTCTTTTTTCTAACCCCCAAAATTGTAAAAATCAAAGTAAAAATTG
This genomic stretch from Flavobacteriaceae bacterium GSB9 harbors:
- a CDS encoding TPM domain-containing protein, which codes for MKIGTKILILFLTLNLLSCRGSAQETETKKTTTEFDFSSVEKFRETKLKGLILNDYDSIFSPSQRKELSNIIYDYNIETTRQIVVVTIDSINPYSDIQKMATDLGKYWGVGTAEKDNGLIILLCKPCQKIGIATGFGTELILTDQICKNVIEQTIIPEFKNGNFYDGIKNGVVELIEKWK